One genomic region from Polyangium spumosum encodes:
- a CDS encoding AAA family ATPase — protein MTIPRSQAELVTLRKLAQDLAAARKERPTSVHLLAAIASREGQAGELLRERRLEADALLKAGRSFDEDSPDPLARAVVAARELGKRAPLGEPNALHLILALLADRSSAAHRALVQAGVDTARLRTAAMQRSLGVVAARRLPQTAGGKTTEADRRPALQKPTRIDLDKPTPTKRPTGTGVTVPLFPPPGRLGQEQRPPAKSAPIPPTSATATPIPLSAPAPAKPAENPPKQAARQDAAIVPVIPEGHPLALDRAKTPTLAALGKNLTLAACLGEMEPVIGRDLEVDAALDILAKKNQNSCLLVGPAGVGKTSVARGIAERLAREADADPSSARLFVELAVSELVAGTGTRGALAERMNAILREIREEGRVVILFVDEIHELFSGGLDEATAEIKLALARGDLRMVGATTPEEQRRSFEPDPALARRFSVVEIEEPDEESAFLLCKQVCAGLGAHHGLSYADESIASAVSWSVRYLPGRALPDKAIGILDLAGARVKRRAGPGKLPPVGPPEVAEVLASLADIPEERLLETDRERMLNLEKLLADRVVGHSAPLGRIARVLRRNAAGIRADRPLGTFLLLGPTGVGKTETAKAIAEALFHSVDAMTRLDLSEYSEAHATARLIGAPPGYVGHEAGGQLTEAVRRRAYQVILLDEIEKAHRDVLEAFLQVFDEGRMTDGRGRRVDFTNTVIVLTSNLGAAEAGALKSERSVGFSRGATQVSPDKLESTMLAAARGALPPELYNRIDEVLVFGPLGKVEVKEVARRLLAALGRGLEEKGIRLDVEPAVLDVLLAEGGFDEGLGARPMKRAIMRHVEAPIAEMILRGELPSGSVALLSVDRGQIVVDAVDEAGGELATGA, from the coding sequence ATGACGATCCCCCGCTCGCAGGCCGAGCTCGTCACGCTGCGCAAGCTCGCCCAGGACCTGGCCGCTGCGCGCAAGGAGCGCCCGACGAGCGTGCACCTCCTCGCCGCCATCGCCTCCCGGGAAGGTCAGGCCGGCGAGCTGCTCCGCGAGCGGCGCCTCGAGGCAGACGCGCTCCTCAAGGCAGGTCGATCCTTCGACGAAGACAGCCCCGATCCTCTCGCCCGCGCCGTCGTCGCGGCCCGCGAGCTCGGCAAGCGCGCTCCCCTCGGCGAGCCGAACGCCCTGCACTTGATCCTCGCCCTGCTCGCCGACCGCAGCTCCGCCGCGCACCGCGCCCTCGTCCAGGCCGGCGTCGATACGGCGCGCCTGCGCACGGCGGCCATGCAGCGCTCGCTCGGGGTCGTCGCGGCGCGGCGATTGCCGCAAACGGCAGGAGGCAAGACCACGGAGGCCGATCGCCGGCCCGCCCTGCAGAAGCCCACGCGGATCGACCTCGACAAACCCACGCCCACGAAAAGGCCCACGGGCACGGGCGTCACGGTCCCGCTTTTCCCGCCGCCGGGTCGCCTCGGCCAGGAGCAACGACCGCCCGCGAAATCGGCTCCGATTCCCCCGACCAGCGCGACCGCGACGCCGATCCCGCTCTCCGCGCCTGCGCCCGCGAAGCCCGCCGAGAACCCCCCGAAGCAGGCGGCGCGGCAGGACGCGGCGATCGTCCCTGTGATCCCGGAGGGGCACCCGCTCGCGCTCGATCGGGCGAAGACGCCGACGCTCGCCGCGCTCGGGAAGAACCTCACGCTCGCGGCTTGCCTCGGCGAAATGGAGCCCGTCATCGGCCGGGACCTCGAGGTCGACGCGGCGCTCGATATCCTCGCCAAGAAAAACCAGAATAGCTGCCTGCTCGTCGGGCCGGCCGGCGTCGGGAAGACCTCGGTCGCGCGTGGCATCGCCGAGCGCCTCGCCCGCGAGGCCGACGCGGACCCCTCGTCGGCGCGGCTCTTCGTGGAGCTCGCCGTCTCCGAGCTCGTCGCCGGCACGGGGACACGTGGCGCGCTCGCCGAGCGCATGAACGCCATTTTGCGTGAGATTCGCGAGGAGGGGCGCGTGGTCATCCTCTTCGTCGACGAGATCCACGAGCTCTTCTCGGGTGGCCTCGACGAGGCCACGGCCGAGATCAAGCTCGCCCTCGCCCGCGGCGACCTCCGGATGGTCGGCGCCACGACGCCCGAGGAGCAGAGGCGCTCGTTCGAGCCCGACCCCGCCCTCGCGCGGCGATTCTCGGTCGTCGAGATCGAGGAGCCGGACGAGGAATCGGCGTTTTTGCTCTGCAAACAGGTCTGCGCCGGGCTCGGCGCGCATCACGGCCTCTCGTATGCGGACGAGTCGATCGCGTCCGCGGTCTCGTGGTCGGTGCGATACCTGCCGGGCCGCGCCTTGCCTGACAAGGCGATCGGGATCCTCGACCTCGCCGGGGCCCGCGTGAAGCGGCGCGCGGGGCCTGGAAAACTCCCGCCCGTGGGTCCGCCCGAGGTGGCCGAGGTCCTCGCGAGCCTCGCCGACATCCCCGAGGAGCGATTGCTCGAGACCGACCGCGAGCGAATGCTCAACCTGGAGAAGCTGCTCGCCGATCGGGTCGTCGGCCATTCTGCGCCGCTCGGGCGTATCGCGCGGGTCTTGCGCCGCAATGCCGCTGGCATCCGGGCGGATCGGCCGCTCGGCACGTTCCTCTTGCTCGGCCCGACGGGCGTCGGCAAGACGGAGACCGCGAAGGCCATCGCCGAGGCGCTCTTCCATTCGGTCGACGCCATGACGCGGCTCGACCTCTCCGAATACAGCGAGGCGCACGCGACGGCGCGTCTCATCGGCGCGCCGCCCGGGTATGTCGGGCACGAGGCCGGCGGTCAGCTCACCGAGGCCGTGCGCCGCCGCGCCTACCAGGTGATCTTGCTCGACGAGATTGAAAAGGCGCACCGCGACGTGCTCGAGGCCTTCCTGCAGGTCTTCGACGAGGGCCGCATGACGGACGGCCGCGGCCGGCGCGTCGATTTCACGAACACGGTCATCGTCTTGACCTCGAACCTCGGCGCGGCCGAGGCGGGCGCCCTGAAGAGCGAGCGCTCCGTGGGTTTTTCGCGGGGCGCGACGCAGGTCTCCCCGGACAAGCTCGAATCCACGATGCTCGCCGCCGCGCGCGGGGCGCTTCCGCCGGAGCTCTACAATCGCATCGACGAGGTCTTGGTCTTCGGTCCCCTCGGCAAGGTCGAGGTGAAGGAGGTCGCGCGCAGGCTGCTCGCGGCGCTCGGCCGGGGGCTCGAGGAGAAGGGGATCCGGCTCGACGTGGAGCCGGCGGTGCTCGACGTGTTGCTCGCGGAGGGCGGCTTCGACGAGGGGCTCGGCGCGCGCCCGATGAAGCGCGCGATCATGCGGCACGTCGAGGCGCCGATCGCGGAGATGATCCTGCGCGGGGAGTTGCCGTCGGGATCGGTGGCGCTGCTGTCGGTGGATCGAGGGCAGATCGTGGTCGATGCGGTGGATGAGGCGGGGGGGGAGTTGGCGACGGGGGCGTGA
- a CDS encoding DUF3421 domain-containing protein: MLKRVQRKLAVGFALLSGMVASGLALRSAIALPEGFSWVFGTNGYVPPGAIPGGSEPGRILYICHGWYQGGLHPGKIVGANCNIGWGGREVLLNAYEVLVGDQWRVQWIDASHGVVPEGAVSGGYEPGRPNLYICRAQYRGWQPGKIVGENCNFGYGGEEKLSVYYQVLTANE; this comes from the coding sequence ATGCTGAAGAGGGTGCAACGCAAGCTGGCGGTGGGCTTTGCTCTTCTTTCGGGGATGGTCGCTTCGGGGCTCGCGCTTCGTTCGGCGATCGCGCTGCCGGAGGGCTTTTCGTGGGTCTTCGGGACGAACGGCTACGTGCCCCCGGGGGCGATCCCTGGTGGCTCGGAGCCGGGGCGCATTCTGTACATCTGTCACGGGTGGTATCAGGGAGGGCTGCACCCTGGAAAGATCGTGGGAGCGAACTGCAACATCGGCTGGGGCGGGCGAGAGGTCCTCCTCAATGCCTACGAGGTGCTCGTAGGGGACCAATGGCGTGTCCAGTGGATCGACGCGAGCCACGGGGTCGTCCCCGAAGGCGCCGTCTCCGGCGGCTACGAGCCCGGACGTCCCAACCTGTACATCTGCCGAGCACAATATCGCGGTTGGCAGCCCGGAAAGATCGTGGGGGAAAACTGCAATTTCGGGTATGGCGGCGAGGAGAAGCTCTCCGTCTATTACCAGGTCCTCACGGCAAACGAGTAG
- a CDS encoding redoxin domain-containing protein — protein MPSPLPRRLFLVGAALLALAAGCNLKTRGPALAAATPAPSFLLPAHTGEAVSLADLTQKGPAVVVFYRGHW, from the coding sequence ATGCCCTCGCCGCTCCCGCGCCGCCTCTTCCTGGTCGGCGCCGCGCTGCTCGCCCTCGCCGCTGGCTGCAACTTGAAGACGCGGGGCCCTGCGCTCGCCGCCGCGACCCCGGCGCCTTCGTTTTTGCTCCCCGCGCACACGGGCGAGGCCGTCTCCCTCGCGGACCTCACGCAAAAAGGCCCCGCGGTCGTGGTGTTTTACCGCGGCCACTGGTGA
- a CDS encoding MYXO-CTERM sorting domain-containing protein: MKTRRTFLVLAALGLLVAGEARADLIPDGEKRVEYTFSLENGSNFPDHVFLAHPYTTSFGAPNPELCVLGQMPMIVGKYVNPVVYAMKKADFEASSLRKLQGEDLEAFFEKEKTLISSGLRISPVHYVPERWPVKGVHDVVRVEKLDAGVFVARLAQVVYSLDDGQKVTLDYAADGKRPDPPGVARPPARDEAAPQESSAPGEPPPNAPPPTRASSGCGGCAVTGEEGAAGVVVGLGLLAALRGRRRRSIAP; the protein is encoded by the coding sequence ATGAAGACGCGACGCACGTTCCTCGTCCTGGCCGCGCTCGGGCTGCTCGTCGCCGGCGAGGCGCGGGCCGATCTCATCCCCGACGGGGAGAAACGTGTCGAGTACACGTTCTCTCTCGAAAACGGCTCGAACTTCCCCGACCACGTGTTCCTGGCGCACCCGTACACGACGTCCTTCGGCGCGCCCAACCCCGAGCTCTGTGTGCTCGGCCAGATGCCGATGATCGTGGGGAAGTATGTCAACCCCGTCGTTTACGCGATGAAGAAGGCCGATTTCGAGGCGTCCTCGCTGCGCAAGCTCCAGGGAGAGGACCTCGAAGCGTTCTTCGAGAAGGAAAAGACGCTCATCTCGTCGGGCCTCCGGATCTCGCCGGTGCATTACGTGCCCGAGCGCTGGCCGGTGAAGGGGGTGCACGACGTCGTGCGGGTCGAGAAGCTCGACGCCGGGGTCTTCGTCGCCCGGCTCGCGCAGGTGGTTTATTCGCTCGACGACGGGCAGAAGGTGACGCTCGACTATGCAGCCGACGGAAAACGGCCCGATCCGCCCGGCGTCGCGCGGCCCCCGGCGCGGGACGAGGCTGCTCCGCAGGAATCGAGCGCGCCCGGCGAGCCTCCGCCGAACGCACCGCCGCCCACGCGCGCGTCGAGCGGATGTGGCGGTTGTGCCGTGACGGGCGAAGAAGGCGCGGCGGGGGTCGTCGTGGGCCTCGGCCTGCTCGCGGCGCTTCGGGGGCGGAGGCGCCGCTCAATCGCGCCGTGA
- a CDS encoding peroxiredoxin family protein: MYCRNQLGQLASLNDRFRRLGVGLAAISVDTEAESRALADKLGVRYPLLRDDGLKTALAYGVAMQGQDIAVPAVFVILPDGRIFFRQVGESINDRPSNAELLDIVDRALVESRRD, from the coding sequence CTGTACTGTCGTAACCAGCTCGGGCAGCTGGCAAGCTTGAACGACAGGTTCCGCAGGCTCGGCGTGGGCCTCGCGGCGATCAGCGTCGACACCGAGGCGGAGTCCCGCGCGCTCGCCGATAAGCTCGGCGTCCGTTATCCGCTCCTGCGCGACGACGGATTGAAGACCGCGCTCGCGTACGGCGTCGCCATGCAAGGCCAGGACATCGCGGTCCCCGCGGTGTTCGTGATCCTGCCGGATGGGCGAATCTTCTTCCGGCAGGTCGGCGAGAGCATCAACGACCGGCCGAGCAACGCAGAGCTGCTCGATATCGTCGATCGCGCGCTGGTCGAATCACGGCGCGATTGA
- a CDS encoding AgmX/PglI C-terminal domain-containing protein: MSRVVWSSSLALLLVGCAGSTPPPDAPPNPNAQASAPPPAEAAPPPAASAAPEAPNKPADVAPAPAPEAPKGRLPPAEIQKVVRGNFQVMRTCYEKGLQKNPSLEGRIAVRFVIGTDGKVQSAGEDAQAFPDPAVARCVLDAFQALQFPQPEGGIVTVVYPIRFAANADDCKTTTEEKDGIRTVSLTCEKQSMKVTDMPVKAVDDKLAEAFLTGFEQQSPKMRRTRTKPTIEGKSCWMTSVDGVTWSSMLLVTEAVAGRALVVSCLDESQGGTSAKCNTMVADIIKRTVAPPVVATPEATPKRPLPTTTVTGSGF, encoded by the coding sequence ATGTCGCGCGTCGTCTGGTCCTCGTCCCTCGCCCTCTTGCTCGTTGGTTGTGCTGGATCGACGCCGCCGCCCGACGCGCCTCCGAATCCGAATGCGCAGGCGAGCGCCCCGCCGCCCGCGGAGGCCGCGCCGCCCCCCGCGGCGAGCGCCGCGCCCGAGGCGCCGAACAAGCCAGCGGACGTGGCCCCCGCGCCCGCGCCCGAGGCGCCGAAGGGCAGGCTCCCGCCGGCCGAGATCCAGAAGGTCGTCCGCGGCAACTTCCAGGTGATGCGGACCTGCTACGAGAAAGGCCTGCAGAAGAACCCGAGCCTCGAAGGCCGCATCGCCGTTCGTTTCGTCATCGGCACGGACGGCAAGGTCCAGAGCGCCGGCGAGGACGCGCAGGCCTTCCCCGATCCCGCCGTCGCCAGGTGCGTGCTCGACGCCTTCCAGGCCCTTCAGTTCCCGCAGCCCGAGGGCGGTATCGTCACGGTCGTGTATCCGATCCGGTTCGCGGCGAACGCGGACGATTGCAAGACGACCACGGAGGAGAAGGACGGCATTCGCACCGTCTCGCTCACCTGCGAGAAGCAATCGATGAAGGTCACGGACATGCCCGTGAAGGCCGTGGACGACAAGCTCGCGGAGGCATTCCTCACCGGATTCGAGCAGCAATCGCCCAAGATGCGCCGCACCCGCACGAAGCCGACGATCGAAGGCAAGAGCTGCTGGATGACGTCGGTCGACGGCGTGACCTGGTCGTCGATGCTGCTCGTCACGGAGGCCGTCGCCGGCCGCGCGCTCGTCGTCTCCTGCCTCGACGAGAGCCAGGGAGGCACGTCCGCGAAATGTAATACGATGGTCGCGGACATCATCAAACGTACGGTCGCCCCGCCCGTGGTGGCCACGCCCGAGGCCACGCCGAAGCGCCCGCTGCCCACGACCACGGTGACCGGCAGCGGATTCTGA